From a single bacterium genomic region:
- a CDS encoding glutathione S-transferase, which produces MPTPYDLYYWPNIPGRGEFIRLVLEEAATPYRDVGRLPAEQGGGVEAVVAFWAGKREGHPIFAPPVLKQGELVLSQTAAICHFLGRLHDLVPRDEAGQAQALALQLTIADLVVEAHDTHHPISAWLYYEDQQAEARRRAPHFVSERLPRFLQYFERVLRNNGGEVLVGESISHADLGLFQALEGVAYAFPRGFALASEATPGVLALRERVRGRRRIAAYLASERRMPFNQEGIFRCYPELDAD; this is translated from the coding sequence GTGCCCACGCCCTACGATCTCTACTACTGGCCCAACATCCCCGGGCGCGGCGAGTTCATCCGGCTCGTCCTGGAGGAGGCTGCGACGCCCTACCGCGACGTCGGCCGGCTGCCGGCGGAGCAGGGTGGAGGCGTCGAGGCCGTGGTGGCGTTCTGGGCTGGTAAGCGGGAGGGGCACCCCATCTTTGCGCCGCCGGTTCTGAAACAGGGCGAACTGGTGCTCTCCCAGACGGCAGCGATCTGTCACTTCCTCGGCCGCCTTCACGATCTCGTGCCTCGAGACGAAGCGGGCCAGGCGCAGGCACTGGCGCTTCAGCTCACGATTGCCGACCTCGTGGTGGAGGCACACGACACCCATCATCCCATCAGCGCCTGGCTCTACTACGAGGACCAGCAGGCCGAGGCACGGCGGCGCGCGCCACACTTCGTCAGCGAGCGGCTGCCGCGTTTCCTCCAGTACTTCGAGCGCGTGCTGCGTAACAACGGCGGCGAAGTCTTGGTGGGAGAGAGCATCTCACACGCCGACCTCGGGCTCTTCCAGGCACTCGAAGGTGTTGCCTACGCATTTCCCCGTGGCTTCGCGCTCGCGAGCGAGGCGACACCGGGCGTGCTCGCGCTGCGCGAGCGGGTGCGGGGGCGGCGGCGCATCGCTGCCTACCTGGCGTCGGAACGAAGGATGCCCTTCAACCAGGAGGGCATCTTTCGGTGTTACCCGGAGCTCGACGCGGACTGA
- a CDS encoding GNAT family N-acetyltransferase: MDTRTCTPDDLHRLAALCAEQLDLQRSLDAERPVAPGLDMLEYLSGRCARPHGAILVASEANELLGYVDIGIVGTPPRSLRSRTRAAISRMLGRPRGSSSLFADVPKGFIYDLFIAEPFRHSELRVGAALVRASFQWFESRGVDSVEATVAVENDSARRFFEKLGFVATRILLRSSLT; the protein is encoded by the coding sequence ATGGACACTCGCACCTGCACACCCGATGATCTGCATCGCCTCGCGGCGCTGTGTGCCGAACAGCTCGACCTCCAGCGCTCGCTCGACGCAGAGCGGCCGGTCGCGCCGGGTCTCGACATGCTGGAGTATCTCTCGGGGAGGTGCGCGCGCCCCCACGGTGCCATCCTCGTTGCGAGCGAGGCGAACGAGCTCCTCGGCTACGTCGACATCGGCATTGTCGGAACTCCGCCGCGCTCCCTGAGGAGCAGGACCAGAGCAGCGATCTCGCGAATGCTCGGAAGACCGCGTGGCTCTTCGTCGCTCTTCGCGGACGTCCCGAAAGGCTTCATCTACGATCTCTTCATCGCCGAACCGTTCCGACATTCCGAGCTGCGCGTCGGGGCCGCGCTGGTTCGCGCGAGCTTCCAGTGGTTCGAGAGCAGGGGTGTCGACTCGGTCGAGGCGACGGTTGCGGTCGAGAACGATTCTGCGCGCCGCTTCTTCGAGAAGCTGGGATTCGTCGCGACCCGGATCCTGCTCCGAAGCAGCCTGACCTGA
- a CDS encoding VWA domain-containing protein produces MGAMKPPMGATKPNWKRAARIAGALAAFLAFPATAPGLDLRPVSEIRIDAIDAAPQGPGGIEVQFRALDAGGSPVRDLRSIDVSLRLDEAELPAAARGQLSATEHLPINAVIAIDTSRTMMGRPLETVRETALALVDSLGRADRVAVVTFSNAVQVLADLRTGRGDLRARLAALEIDDQALSTVVWDGVARSIELLREAGSGGPVILFSDGRDNGSGLQPPELVAAAGATEERAQVAILPVTYIGRGSQGRPDLVQLAAMTGGTLRDLDKIGASPAGLLAPQRVGYRLRFEADLDGAPHLVHLGVEGAEASRLRRFPQVVRVSTSRAGPTWLPGALQTLGPAVLLLLAGFAAGHFRTRALIGLRSLRLRLAR; encoded by the coding sequence ATGGGGGCGATGAAGCCGCCGATGGGAGCGACGAAGCCGAATTGGAAGCGGGCCGCCAGGATCGCCGGGGCTCTGGCCGCGTTTCTGGCTTTTCCGGCCACCGCGCCGGGCCTCGATCTGCGTCCTGTCTCCGAAATCCGGATCGACGCCATCGACGCCGCGCCGCAAGGCCCCGGGGGCATCGAAGTCCAGTTTCGGGCCCTCGACGCGGGCGGCAGCCCCGTTCGCGATCTCCGCTCGATCGATGTCTCGCTGCGGCTCGACGAAGCCGAGCTCCCCGCCGCTGCACGAGGCCAGCTCTCGGCCACGGAACACCTCCCGATCAATGCTGTGATCGCCATCGATACCAGCCGGACCATGATGGGCCGACCCCTGGAGACGGTTCGCGAGACGGCCCTTGCCCTCGTCGACAGCCTGGGGCGCGCGGATCGGGTCGCCGTCGTCACGTTCTCGAATGCCGTGCAGGTCCTGGCGGACCTCAGGACCGGCCGCGGCGATCTGCGTGCGCGATTGGCCGCCCTCGAGATCGACGACCAGGCCTTGTCCACGGTCGTCTGGGATGGCGTCGCCCGTTCCATCGAACTCCTACGCGAGGCAGGCAGTGGTGGCCCCGTCATCCTTTTTTCCGATGGGCGTGACAACGGCAGTGGGCTCCAGCCCCCTGAACTCGTCGCCGCGGCAGGCGCCACCGAAGAGCGTGCCCAGGTGGCCATCCTCCCGGTGACCTACATCGGGCGAGGAAGCCAAGGCCGCCCGGACCTCGTGCAGCTCGCTGCGATGACAGGCGGCACCCTGCGCGACCTCGACAAGATCGGCGCGTCTCCGGCAGGCCTCCTGGCCCCGCAGCGGGTGGGCTATCGCCTCCGATTCGAGGCCGATCTCGACGGAGCCCCGCACCTCGTGCATCTCGGCGTCGAGGGCGCCGAGGCCAGCCGACTACGCCGCTTCCCCCAGGTCGTCCGCGTCTCCACCAGCCGGGCCGGGCCAACCTGGCTCCCGGGTGCCCTCCAGACCCTCGGCCCTGCGGTTCTCCTGTTGCTGGCTGGCTTTGCCGCAGGCCACTTTCGGACGCGAGCCCTGATCGGGCTTCGCTCGCTCCGGCTCCGCCTCGCACGCTGA
- a CDS encoding lytic transglycosylase domain-containing protein → MTRSARLGVVALAFLALGCGNAELEADAAAWAEAEALARSGLAELDAGRPTEGQARLRSAVAVLFRAGLLDDVERALALETGLERIEARIEEGSELRKRFQALSVAEASLGRPACQIDWRETEGSQVDPCLAAGLAWLLVELRQSAPAPAALTRQVAETLERERAFLERALPRGGLLVPMMKRELERKRLPPLLHYLALIESGYVDDARSVVGAAGLWQFTRGTAGDYGLVVTAERDDRLDPERSTQAAASYLQDLALEFGGDSLFLVLAGYNAGPNRVRRALRELDDPFEHRSYWHLVERGLLAEETTRYVARFLAAALAGEFGLREALMEAG, encoded by the coding sequence ATGACTCGCAGCGCCAGGCTCGGCGTGGTCGCGCTGGCCTTTCTCGCACTGGGGTGTGGGAACGCGGAGCTCGAGGCCGATGCGGCGGCATGGGCGGAAGCGGAGGCGCTCGCGAGGAGCGGGCTCGCCGAACTCGACGCCGGACGCCCAACCGAGGGACAGGCCCGGCTGCGCTCGGCGGTCGCCGTCTTGTTTCGCGCGGGGCTGCTCGATGATGTCGAACGGGCACTCGCTCTCGAGACCGGCCTCGAACGGATCGAGGCGCGCATCGAGGAGGGATCTGAGCTGCGCAAGCGCTTCCAGGCCCTCTCCGTGGCCGAGGCCAGCCTCGGCAGACCCGCCTGTCAGATCGACTGGCGCGAAACGGAGGGCTCCCAGGTCGACCCGTGCCTCGCGGCCGGTCTGGCCTGGTTGCTGGTCGAGCTGCGCCAGAGCGCCCCGGCGCCAGCGGCACTGACGCGGCAGGTCGCTGAGACCCTGGAGCGGGAGCGGGCCTTTCTCGAGCGCGCTCTACCCCGGGGTGGGCTGCTCGTTCCGATGATGAAGCGCGAGCTCGAACGCAAGCGGCTTCCTCCCCTCCTGCACTACCTCGCGCTGATCGAGAGTGGCTACGTCGACGATGCTCGTAGCGTCGTCGGCGCCGCCGGCCTTTGGCAGTTCACCCGCGGTACGGCAGGCGACTACGGGCTGGTCGTGACGGCCGAGCGGGACGATCGCCTGGATCCAGAACGTTCGACGCAGGCGGCGGCCTCCTACCTTCAGGACCTGGCTCTGGAGTTCGGCGGCGATTCGCTCTTCCTGGTCCTGGCGGGCTACAACGCCGGGCCGAATCGGGTCCGCAGAGCCCTCCGCGAGCTCGACGACCCCTTCGAGCACCGCTCCTACTGGCACCTGGTCGAGCGGGGGCTCCTGGCAGAAGAGACGACCCGCTACGTGGCGCGCTTCCTCGCCGCCGCTCTGGCCGGAGAGTTTGGGCTGCGGGAGGCCCTGATGGAGGCAGGTTGA